The Tepidanaerobacter syntrophicus genome includes the window GGAAATTTCAGTTTTGCTATAGAACAATTACTAAAGTTGAACACATTTTTATTGCCAGGTATTAGAACTTTGCTTAAACTTTCAGCAGATATTGTGTTATAATTAACAAGGTTTTATGAGACCGCAAAGCTAAAAATATATTAAAAATATTTAAGTGATAGATAAAGGGAGGAGTATTTAGTATGGATTTTATTAAAAAGATAAGGGAGCGGGCAAAAGCTTCACAAAAGACAATAGTGCTGCCTGAAGGAAGCGATGAAAGGGTTATTAGTGCAGCAGAAATTATTGCAAGAGAAAAAATTGCAAAGGTTGTGGTACTGGCAGAAAAGGAAAATTTAGAAGCTTCAAGTAAGCTGGAATCCTTGGGAGTTCAAATTCTCAATCCTAAAACATCGCCTAAATCCGAAGAGTATGCAAATCTATTGTATGAATTGCGTAAAAACAAAGGCATGACTTTGGATAAGGCGAGAGAACTGGTAGAAGATCCTATATGGTATGGAGTTTTAATGGTTAAAAATGGTGATGTTGACGGAATGGTAGGGGGAGCTATAACAGCCACATCAGATATTTTCAGGCCGGCATTTCAAATAGTTAAAACTGCACCCGGCATCAGTGTGGTATCTAGCGCCTTTATGATGATAGTGCCAAATTGTGAGTTAGGCTCAGCAGGCCATATTCTTTTTGCAGATTGTGCAATAAATCCAAATCCTGATTCAGAACAGTTGGCAAGCATTGCTATTTCCACTGCCAATACATGGAAATCTCTAATGGAAGATGAGCCGCGTATAGCAATGCTGTCATTTTCTACAAAAGGAAGCGCACAAAATGAATTAGTAGATAAAGTTGTAGAGGCTACAAAGATACTTAAGCAACAAGCTCCTGACCTTCTTGCAGACGGAGAGCTTCAAGCGGATGCCGCTTTAGTTCCGCAAGTTGCCAAGTTAAAAGCACCCGACAGCCAAGTGGCAGGTAGGGCAAATGTTCTAATATTCCCTGATCTTAATGCGGGTAATATCGGATATAAACTAGTGCAAAGACTTGCCAAAGCTACTGCTATAGGACCGATAAGCCAAGGATTGGCTGCCCCTATAAACGATTTATCAAGAGGCTGCAATGCTGATGATATAGTAAATGTAGTTGCAATAACATGCCTGCAGGCGACTCAGTAATTTGAAAGCACAAAAGGAGGAGACAATTAAATTGAAAATTCTTGTTATTAACTGCGGAAGTTCATCGCTAAAATATCAGCTGTTTAATATGGAGGACAATTCTGTTCTTGCAAAAGGTTTGGTCGAAAGAATAGGCCTTGAAAGCGGAATGCTCAAACATACTCCGCAAGGAAAAGAAACTGTGAAAATAGAGGAGAATATTCCAGACCATAAAGTTGCAGTAAAGTTAATGCTGGATGCGTTGATAAATAAAGATTATGGTGTTATCGATGATCTTTGCGAAATATCAGCAGTTGGTCATCGCGTTGTGCATGGTGCAGAGAAATTTTCGGGTTCAGTAATAATTAATTCGGATGTTATGGAAGTTTTAAATGAGTGCATTGAAATAGCTCCGCTACACAACCCACCAAATATCATCGGTATTGAAGCGGTGCGTGAAATGTTACCTGACATTCCCACGGTAGGCGTGTTTGACACGGCTTTTCATCAAACAATGCCCAAGTATGCCTATATGTATGGCCTTCCTTATAAGATGTATGAAAAATACGCTATAAGAAGATATGGTTTTCATGGAACATCTCACTGCTTTGTAGCAGGGGAAGCTGCGAAAATACTAGGTAAACCTCTTGTGAATTTAAAGATTATAACGCTGCACCTTGGCAATGGTTCAAGTATAACAGCCATAAAAAATGGTAAATCAATTGACAACAGCATGGGCTTTACTCCCTTAGAGGGCGTTGTAATGGGAACTCGTTGCGGCAGTATAGATCCCGCAATTGTACCGTTTATAATGGAAAAGGAAGGGCTCTCTCCGGATGAAGTAAACGACTACTTGAATAAAGAATGCGGCGTTTATGGAATTTCAGGGGTAAGTAGCGACTTTAGAGATTTGGAGGAAGCCGCAGATAACGGCAATGAGCGAGCAAAACTTGCTCTTGACATGTTTGCTTATCAATGCAAGAAATATATAGGCTCCTACGCTGCTGCTATGAACGGCCTAGATGCTATCGTATTTACCGGAGGAATTGGAGAAAATTCGAATACTGTAAGGAAAATGATATGCAGTGAAATGGATTATCTTGGCATAAGTATTGATGAAAATAAAAATAATACAACTGTGCGGGGTAAACAAGGAGATATCTCATCAGACGATGCAAAAGTAAAAACCCTTGTTGTTCCAACAAATGAAGAACTTATGATAGCATTAGATACAATGTCTTTAGTCAAAAACGCTTGACACAGACTTGCTGTAAATATATAATAAGACCGACTGCATTTCTTTATTGCTATCACAACAGGATGCTTTTGAGGTGAATTTTGTGAAATTAAGTTTGGTAGGAATGAAACATGTGGTTGGAAGTACGGCTGAATTTGCATTCACCCAGGAAAAGATGAATATTGATCTTTCACATGAGAATATTACTAAAGTAGGTCCTGTGCAAGTAACTGGAAAAATCGAGAATCTTGGCGATAGAATATTTCAAGCAGAGGGCCATATTGAGGTTTCTGCAGTCGGTTTGTGCTCACGATGCCTCGCTCCGACACCGGTCAAGTTTGGAATGGAGTTTTTGTTTAAATTTAGTGATATCTTAGCCGAAACGGATGATATTTTTGCGTTCAAAGGTGAGGAAATAGAACTTTATCCCCAGATAGTAAGTGAAATTATTTTAAATTGTCCTAGCCAAATTTTGTGTAAACCTGATTGCAAAGGGCTTTGCCCTAAATGCGGTGCAAATTTAAATTTAGGCGCATGCAGTTGCGAAACAGAGGATATAGATCCAAGACTTGCAGTTTTAAAAAAGCTGATAGACAGCAGATAGCGAGGAGGTGTTATAGCAATGGCCAATCCAAAACATAAAACCCCTAAAGCCAAAACAGGTTCTAGAAGAAGCCAATGGAAATTATCTTTACCGGCAATTTCAGAATGTCCTCGCTGCCGGCAGCCGAAAATGCCTCATAGGGTATGTCCTAATTGCGGATACTACAAAGATTTAGAAGTAATAAAAAAGGAAGCTAAGAAAGCAAAATAGTTTTATTCAAGAATACCTCCATAAAATTTATGGAGGTATTCTTGAAAGTAAGAAATTGTTAAAGATTCAAAGGGAAAATATCCACGGTCAACCGGCGGGTATTTTTCATTTTCATTGATATAAAAATCAGATTAGTTTATAATTATAGTTGTGCATACAGCTATTTATAGAACAAGAGAACATCTCGGTCAAAAAAATCGGAGGATACAATGATTAATGGCAATTATAAATGGGAAATAGGTACGAAAGAAGAAGTTGATATAGCAGAGAACAATCTTCATCCTGTAATTCTACAATTACTGAAAAAACGAGGCATAATTACACAGGAGCAGATTCAGCGATATATATACCCGAAACTTTCGTATTTATACGATCCGATGCTTTTAAAAGATATTGATAAAGCCGTAGAGCGGATTAAGAAAGCGATTTTAAATAAAGAGAAAATCGTGGTGTATGGAGACTATGATGCAGATGGCATAACAAGCTGTGCGATAGTTATAAAATTGTTGGAAAAATTAGGTGCCTTGCCTGAGTATTATATACCGTCAAGATTAGATGAAGGGTATGGGCTTAACACAGATGCCATACAAACAATAGCCGACACAGGAGCAAAACTTATTATAACAGTAGACAACGGCATAAGTGCGGCGGAAGAAGTAGAATTTGCAAAAAAATTAGGTCTTGATATTGTCATTACCGACCATCATGAACCTTCGCAAAATATACCCAATGCTGTTGCAATAGTAAATCCAAAACAAAGAGACTGCAACTACCCATTTAAAGAATTGGCAGGCGTAGGAGTTGCACTTAAACTTGCATGTGCATTTAAGATAAATGATGCAGCCCTTGAAAAGGAATTCCTAGAACTTGCAGCTGTTGGAACAATAGCTGATGTAGTGCCTCTTTTAGATGAAAACCGGATAATAGTTAAGAACGGTCTTGCCTATCTGGAAAACCCAACTAACAATGGCCTTAAAGCAATGCTGACACAAATGGGATTGAACAATGCCGCTTTAGACACTGGAAAAATCGGCTATCTGATAGCTCCGAGATTGAATGCGGCAGGGAGAATAGGAAACCCGGAAACTGCATTAGAACTTTTATTGTGCAAAGATGAAGCTAAAGCATATGAACTTTCATCATCTCTTGAAAAAATCAATCAAGAAAGACAGGCAATTGAAGTCAAGATTTTCGATGAAGCTAAAGTAATTATAGAAAAAGAGAATCTTGCAGACAAGTCCAGTATTATAGTAATCTCAAACTCTAACTGGCACCCTGGCGTCGTAGGTACTGTCGCTTCAAAGTTAGTTGAATTATACAAGAGACCGTGCATAGTTATATCTGAAAACAATGGTGAGGGGCGCGGTTCCGGAAGAAGCATTCCGGGGTTTAATCTTTTTGAAGCACTAAGCGAATTCTCCGATCTTTTTATGAAATTCGGAGGACATGAACAGGCCGTTGGCCTTACTATAAAAACAGAGAACATTCGTAAACTAACAGATGAATTGAACCGTCGCTTTAATATAAAGGATATTGAGCTTATAACAGAGCCTATACTCAATATTGATTTGGAGCTTAATCAAGATGACATAAGTCTTGAACTTGCTAAGCAACTTGAACTAATGGAGCCCTTCGGTTACGGAAACACAAAACCGGTATTTGCATGCAAGAATTTACAAATTCAGACATCAAGAACGGTAGGCAGCGACTTTAAGCATCTGAAGCTGCGCCTTAAGAGCCGGGAAAACAATATTGAAGCAATTGGCTTTAATTTTGGAGGGTATAAAGAAGATTTAGACATGGCTTCCATAATGGATATAGCATTCTTTTTAGAAGTAAACCGATGGAATGGCAATGTTGAGCCTCAGCTTAATATAAAAGATCTAAAGGTTCCGTTTTTCAGAGATGAACTGCTCATTAAAATAGAAAACAAATATTATGCAAACTTTAATTCTTATTTAACATATCTAAATAAAAATGATAGGCAAGTCCCTAATGACATATATAAAAATAAATTTATTTTACCCGGCGAGAATCCAAAAGCTAAAATTGACTATATAAAATCAGTGCTTGATCCAAAACAAAAAACAGCAATAATTATAAATACACCCTATAAAGCCTGGGAATTTGCAAAACAACTTCAAGAATGCGATGATATAAGTTACAATGAGTTTGAAATAGTGTACAATATTGACTCGGAACTGCCGAAAATCCTTAGCGACAATATCATTGCTATAAATCCTGCTTTTGACTGTGGCAAAGCATGCTGTGATAACATTGTTTTTTATGATGCTCCTTTTAATGAAAATATATTCAAAAAGCAGCTTGCGCAAATCTTGCCTGATGCAAAAATACACCTACTGTTTAATAAAGAGGATTTGCGTTATAATTATCTTGTATGCAGGCGAATTTTCCCGACGATTGATGAGCTAAAAATAATTTATCAAGTGCTATCAAGGCTTTTTTTAAACGGTTCTAATAATTTATTGGATCTTAATTTACTGGAAGACATTCTTAAAAAGCAATTAAAGATAGATTTTAATAAAGCTTACCTGTTAAATGTATTAAAAGTTTTTCAAGAGATGGACATTATTCGCTACAAGATCGACGGCAACTATATGCACATCTTAGATTACAAGAAAAACGGCAGAAAAATTCAATTAGAGTTTTCCGATACATATATGAATCTTTATTTACTTAAAAAAAGTATTATAGATTTTTATAGTAAATTATAAGCCTTTTATCTGAAAATATGGAGGAAATTGAATGGATTTAAAAGGAAAAATTAGAGTAATTGAAGATTTTCCCCAGAAGGGGATTAGTTTCAAAGATATTACAACCCTTATCAAAGATGGAGAAGCATTTAAATTCGTAATAAAGTCTCTAGCGGATTTGGTAAAAGATAAAAATGCTGATATTGTAGTGGGACCGGAAGCCCGCGGATTCATTATAGGTGCTCCTCTGGCGTATGAACTTGGGGCCGGTTTTGTACCCACAAGAAAAAACGGTAAACTTCCGGCAAAAACCCTAAACGCTGAATATAAGTTGGAATATGGAACAGATATTATCCAAATGCACGAAGATGCAATAAAACCCGGCCAAAGGGTAATAGTTGCTGATGATTTGCTGGCTACCGGTGGCACAGCTTTATCTAACATAGATCTTGTAGAAAGAGTAGGCGGAAAAGTTGTGGCGGTGGCAGTTGTGATAGAATTGACAGAATTAGGCGGCAGGAATGTATTGCAAAATTATGATGTATTCTCTCTCGTAAAATATTTAAGTTAGCCGGAGGGAAAGTATTTGAATTTTGATTCGCTAGAAAAACAGATTTTGTCTTATAGTCCGTCAGCTGACATTAATATAGTCCGAAAAGCTTATGAATTCGCAAAAGAAGCACATGGTGAGCAGCGCAGAGTTTCAGGTGAACTGTTTATTTCTCATCCATTAGGCGTTGCTAAGATTTTAGCGG containing:
- the pta gene encoding phosphate acetyltransferase, which codes for MDFIKKIRERAKASQKTIVLPEGSDERVISAAEIIAREKIAKVVVLAEKENLEASSKLESLGVQILNPKTSPKSEEYANLLYELRKNKGMTLDKARELVEDPIWYGVLMVKNGDVDGMVGGAITATSDIFRPAFQIVKTAPGISVVSSAFMMIVPNCELGSAGHILFADCAINPNPDSEQLASIAISTANTWKSLMEDEPRIAMLSFSTKGSAQNELVDKVVEATKILKQQAPDLLADGELQADAALVPQVAKLKAPDSQVAGRANVLIFPDLNAGNIGYKLVQRLAKATAIGPISQGLAAPINDLSRGCNADDIVNVVAITCLQATQ
- a CDS encoding acetate/propionate family kinase encodes the protein MKILVINCGSSSLKYQLFNMEDNSVLAKGLVERIGLESGMLKHTPQGKETVKIEENIPDHKVAVKLMLDALINKDYGVIDDLCEISAVGHRVVHGAEKFSGSVIINSDVMEVLNECIEIAPLHNPPNIIGIEAVREMLPDIPTVGVFDTAFHQTMPKYAYMYGLPYKMYEKYAIRRYGFHGTSHCFVAGEAAKILGKPLVNLKIITLHLGNGSSITAIKNGKSIDNSMGFTPLEGVVMGTRCGSIDPAIVPFIMEKEGLSPDEVNDYLNKECGVYGISGVSSDFRDLEEAADNGNERAKLALDMFAYQCKKYIGSYAAAMNGLDAIVFTGGIGENSNTVRKMICSEMDYLGISIDENKNNTTVRGKQGDISSDDAKVKTLVVPTNEELMIALDTMSLVKNA
- a CDS encoding YceD family protein; this translates as MNFVKLSLVGMKHVVGSTAEFAFTQEKMNIDLSHENITKVGPVQVTGKIENLGDRIFQAEGHIEVSAVGLCSRCLAPTPVKFGMEFLFKFSDILAETDDIFAFKGEEIELYPQIVSEIILNCPSQILCKPDCKGLCPKCGANLNLGACSCETEDIDPRLAVLKKLIDSR
- the rpmF gene encoding 50S ribosomal protein L32, which codes for MANPKHKTPKAKTGSRRSQWKLSLPAISECPRCRQPKMPHRVCPNCGYYKDLEVIKKEAKKAK
- the recJ gene encoding single-stranded-DNA-specific exonuclease RecJ, producing the protein MINGNYKWEIGTKEEVDIAENNLHPVILQLLKKRGIITQEQIQRYIYPKLSYLYDPMLLKDIDKAVERIKKAILNKEKIVVYGDYDADGITSCAIVIKLLEKLGALPEYYIPSRLDEGYGLNTDAIQTIADTGAKLIITVDNGISAAEEVEFAKKLGLDIVITDHHEPSQNIPNAVAIVNPKQRDCNYPFKELAGVGVALKLACAFKINDAALEKEFLELAAVGTIADVVPLLDENRIIVKNGLAYLENPTNNGLKAMLTQMGLNNAALDTGKIGYLIAPRLNAAGRIGNPETALELLLCKDEAKAYELSSSLEKINQERQAIEVKIFDEAKVIIEKENLADKSSIIVISNSNWHPGVVGTVASKLVELYKRPCIVISENNGEGRGSGRSIPGFNLFEALSEFSDLFMKFGGHEQAVGLTIKTENIRKLTDELNRRFNIKDIELITEPILNIDLELNQDDISLELAKQLELMEPFGYGNTKPVFACKNLQIQTSRTVGSDFKHLKLRLKSRENNIEAIGFNFGGYKEDLDMASIMDIAFFLEVNRWNGNVEPQLNIKDLKVPFFRDELLIKIENKYYANFNSYLTYLNKNDRQVPNDIYKNKFILPGENPKAKIDYIKSVLDPKQKTAIIINTPYKAWEFAKQLQECDDISYNEFEIVYNIDSELPKILSDNIIAINPAFDCGKACCDNIVFYDAPFNENIFKKQLAQILPDAKIHLLFNKEDLRYNYLVCRRIFPTIDELKIIYQVLSRLFLNGSNNLLDLNLLEDILKKQLKIDFNKAYLLNVLKVFQEMDIIRYKIDGNYMHILDYKKNGRKIQLEFSDTYMNLYLLKKSIIDFYSKL
- a CDS encoding adenine phosphoribosyltransferase, whose translation is MDLKGKIRVIEDFPQKGISFKDITTLIKDGEAFKFVIKSLADLVKDKNADIVVGPEARGFIIGAPLAYELGAGFVPTRKNGKLPAKTLNAEYKLEYGTDIIQMHEDAIKPGQRVIVADDLLATGGTALSNIDLVERVGGKVVAVAVVIELTELGGRNVLQNYDVFSLVKYLS